Part of the Halalkalibacter krulwichiae genome is shown below.
GTAATTGCTTTTCTTTTTCTAATAGTACGAATCGTAGAACCGATATCCATGTTGCCACCTCGAAGAATTCTTTTATGAAACTTATATTCATATTAACAAATAAAATGTTGACGATCAATCACTACTTTGTTATTGTATAATTAACTTTTTTTCATATTTAAAAACTATAAAACTATTATATATATCATTCAAAGGATAGGAAAAGAGGAGAAGCAGATGAATCCAATTCACAACATCTTAGAACAAAAGATAGAAATTATTCACCAAAAAGGCAGTCATGACCTTGCTCTAGTAGGACCTATTCAACTTCCTGTTCAACTAGGAACAAATGAAGTGAGTTTTCAATGGTATACATGGTTATCCTTGCGTGATTTTCCATCAGATAAAGAACAATTGCTTAAAGCTCTACCTACAGCCAATCTGGCTGAATCACAGCAATCTTCTGTTTTTGTTTACGGTGATTTCTCAAGTGCAGATCAGTCTTTTATCCGATTCCATAGCATCTGCCATACAGGTGATATATTTGGAAGTAAACGTTGTGACTGCGGATATCAATTACAGCAATCATTAAAGATGATAGTTGAAAATGGAAGTGGTGCACTTTTCTATTTAGCCAATCATGAAGGTCGAGGAATTGGTTTGTTCTCGAAATCATTGGCGTATCTTTTACAACAAGAGGGATTTGATACGGTTGAAGCAAATGAATTATTAGGTTTTGAGGATGACCAGCGTTCATATGAAGAGGCGATTGAAGTCTTGAAAACATTTAGATCGAAACCGGTTAGTCTTATAACAAATAACCCTAATAAGGTAACATCCCTACGTGAAGCCGGTATGATTGTTGATCAATCTGTTCCATTATGGGGAGCTGTATCTGAGCATAATAAGAAATATTTACAAACAAAAATAGAAAAGTCAGGACATATGAAAGGTTTGGAGACTAGTTTTCTAAGTTAAGAATAAAAAAGGTGATTAATATGCATCTAGATACGGATGTTTGTATCGTAGGCGGGGGACCTGCTGGAGTCTTACTCGGATATCTTCTTGCTCAAAAAGGGATATCTACTATAGTTCTAGAGCGTTCTAATGGTGGAAAAAGAGAGTTCAGAGGCGAACATATTTCTGCTGAAACAGAAAAGTTATTGAAAGAACATCTATTATTTGAAAAGATCGAAGCTAAAGGAATCCTAAGAATGAACAAAGTAGAATACTTTGATCATGGTCAAATTGTAAGAACGATTGTGCCGAAATTGGGTGAGGAACATGTTGGAATTCACGTTCCACAGTCTCATTTATTGTCAGCCGTTGTTAAAGAATCAAAAGGTTTTGACAACTATCAATTGTTCTTGAATACAGCAGTTACAGATTTAATTCAAGATGAGAAGGGTACGTATAGAGGAGTCAAAGCTAAGAAAAATGGTGAAGAACTTACAATATACTGTTCAATTATTGTAGGTGCAGACGGTCGTTTTTCGACAGTTCGGAAGCTTGCAAACATATCGACAAATCACTTATCTCATGGATATGATGTCTTATGGGCAAAGATACCTACCCCGAGTAATTGGGAGGCAACTACAAGAATGCTACTTGTTGATGGCCATCAATTAGCCTTATTTACACAAACGGGGGGATTCATTCAGATTGGATGGAATATTAAAGAAGGCTCATTTCCAGAACTGAAAAAGCAGCCCCTTGAACCTTTGTTGGAACCGCTTGTTAATAATTTTCCAGAGTTAAATAAAGCAGTCTCACGGCACTTGCAATCGTGGAAAAACTTTGTTTGTTTAAAAGTAGAAAGCTCTCGTTCTGAAACATGGGTGAAAGATGGTTTAGTCATCATTGGTGATGCAGCCCATACGATGACACCAACTGGGGCAATAGGAATCAACTGTGCAATGAAGGATGCTCATGTTTTAGCACCGATTCTTCTAGATGCCATAGCAAAGAAAGAAACTTCTGCAAAATGGCTTAAAAGATTTGAACGAGTGAGAAGAGCGGAAATTGAAATTCAACAAAGTAAGCAAATTGAAAATGAACTTTCCTTTATTAAGCAATTTGCCCAAACTTCAGGTTTTTGATTATAGTAAAGATAAAATAGCGAGTAGGTATATTCCTACTCGTTTCTTTATTTACAGGCTTACATATTGTCAAGACAAAGGAGAGACCTATGGAAGTTACAATCGAAAAAATAGAAAAGGAAACGGCTTGGGAAATAAGGCATAAAGTTATGTGGCCTGAAAAGGACCTCACCTATATTAAGTTAACAGATGATGAACTAGGGATTCACTATGGCTTAATTAAAGAGAACAAAGTGATTTCGGTCATTTCACTCTTTATTAATAAAGAAGAAGCTCAATTCAGGAAGTTTGCCACCCTTCAGTCCGAACAAGCTAAAGGGTATGGAAGTTTACTATTAGAAAATACAATTGTAGAAGCAAAGAAATTTGGCGTGAAAAAAATTTGGTGTAATGCAAGAAAGAATAAGGTTGATTTCTATAAGAAATTTGGTTTAGTAGAAACTGAAATCAATTTTACGAAAGGTGGAAAATCCTATGTTATTATGGAAAAAGAATTCGGAAATAAATAAGCAACAATTTTCAAGAAGTATATTTAAACTGTAAGAGCGTAAGCCCATATTGAGTACGCCCTTACATTGGTATAAAATGACTTCCTTGATTAGTTTGTATTGCTAATTTCTGAAGTTTTTCATTCAAATACGTTCGGTCAAGATCAAGCATCTCTTCTTTTTTGATTCCTTCTTGAATGTATTTTGAGAACTCCCAAATCGTTTCCTTTACTTGTTGATCATTTTGAGCAGCAATTGTTTGAAGAGAATCGATAATCGCTGCGAGGACGGATACATCTTCCGTACCAGGTTGACGTATTTGGTAATAACATTTATACAAATAATCTTTGAACTGGCGCTGTTTGACGATGACTCGCAAGGATTGGTAAGAATCGTTGTAATAAGAACGGTGCAAATTCTTCCTAGCTAAAACGGTTAAAATTCTTGCCAATGCACGAATCCCACTAATGGCAGTATTTGGATCATTGATTCCAGGAGATAAAGCGCGCAAGGAGATTTCTACCAATTTCGTAAGACCAAAATCAATATCTTGTATAGTCGCTCGTTCTTCAGCGACATGTAGCTTTTTTACATAATCAGAAGGGTCAATCTTATCTCTTTCGCCCCAAATTGAAAGAATAATCGTCCCTACTTCTATATAATCGCCTACGCCAACTTCAATTTTAACAATGACATCATCATCTTTTGCTTGTTTAATTAACTCATCTAGTTCTACTACAAGCAAGTAACCTGAAACGTAAGAATGAATGTGGTATGGATCTACTAATTTAACGTCTTCACTCTCCCAGTCTTTCCAAGGCTCGTCTGCAGGTTGATCTTCGGCTTCTTCATAATTTTCATGAATTGATTCAATCGTACTCCGAGTAATATGATGAATCAAATTACTTACTTGAATCCATCTACCAACATGATGAACAAAAAAGACAAAATATCCGACGCATATGATAGCATACAGAACAGCTACCGTTGGAGAGATGAATAGTTGCTCATGATTTGAGTCCCGTAGAAGCAATAATAAAACAAGTGAATAAACAAAACCGCCAATAAATACACCAAGTATACGTTGTGTATAAACATCTGTTATAAAGTCTTGCATTGTTCGTGGAGAAAATTGTGATAAATAAGTGGTTAATACGACCATTATAGTTGAGAAAGAGATTGTAGTCATTGTTAAAAGTGAAGAAACAATTGTACTTAGTAAGGTCTGCGCAAGAGCAAGGTTAACAAGTAATGCATTTGGCAACCAGTTAAAATGAAAAGTGAAATCTAAATAAATAGAGAATATAGCAAACAAGATAGACATTAGCCCATAGACTCCTGGGATAAACCAAAATTGTGCTCGTAATATTAAAAATACGGGATGAGATTTCATGTAAATCCCCCCACTCAAAATATTTTATAATTAGTTTGAACGAATAAGAACAATTTAAACGTTTCTTTTGTAGCTTTTGCAGGAATATAGAGTAAGAAAGGAAAATAAGAACACGATAAAATAAAAAGGAGTGGTTGTATGAGTATGGAAAACCCTACAAATGAAGAAATTAAAACACTTTTACATCAAAGTAAACGTATAGCAGTGGTTGGATTGTCTGAGAATCCTGAACGAACATCACATATGGTATCTGAAGCGATGCAAAATGCAGGGTACGAGATTATTCCCGTAAATCCTACTGCGAAAGAAGTACTAGGAATGAAAGCAGTAAGCTCACTGAAAGAAATTGAAGGTGCTATTGATATTGTAAATGTTTTTAGACGTAGTGAATATTTACCAGAAGTCGCGAAGGAAGCCATTGAAGTAGGGGCAAAAGCCTTTTGGGCACAACTTGGTGTAGAAAACCAAGAAGCGTATGATTTACTAAAGGAGCACGATATTCAAACGGTTATGAACCGCTGTATTAAAGTTGAGCACGCTAAATGGAAGTAAACGTGTAGGAAGCGGGACTTAATCAAAAAGTCTCGTTTTTTCTTTCTAAAAAACTTTGAGAAAATAAAGGATAATAGAAAAGAGGTTGCGAATACAGAAATAACCTTTAAAATAGATAAAGCAGACTACGAATTAAAGAAACATTTGTTCGTTTGTGCTACAATGTTTGTAGCAAGTTGAAAGGAGTCACAACTTTGGCGAAGAAACAACATATGGATTATAACGATGATGCAATACAAGTATTAGAAGGATTAGAAGCGGTTAGAAAACGCCCAGGAATGTATATTGGAAGTACGGACTCGCGCGGGCTTCATCACCTTGTATATGAAATAGTAGATAATTCGGTTGACGAAGCGTTAGCCGGACATGGATCTTACATAAATGTAACAGTTCATAAAGATAATAGCATATCCGTTACGGATGAAGGGCGCGGGATGCCGACTGGAATGCATAAATCAGGAAAACCTACTCCAGAAGTCATTTTAACTGTTCTCCACGCTGGTGGTAAATTTGGTCAAGGTGGTTATGCAACAAGTGGAGGATTACATGGGGTTGGTGCTTCAGTTGTGAATGCATTATCTGAATGGTTAGTTGTTGAAATTAAACGAGACGGGCAAGTTTTTAAACAACGATTTGAAAATGGAGGAAAGCCTGTTACAACGTTAGAGAAGATTGGTAAAACACGAAAGACTGGGACAACCATTCATTTTAAGCCCGATCCTACAATTTTCTCTGCAACAGTATATAATATAGAAACATTGACTGAGAGACTCCGTGAAGCCGCTTTCTTATTAAAAGGCTTGAAAATTGAACTAGTTGATTTACGAGCGGACGGCTTAAAAGAAGAGTTTTATTTTGAAAATGGAATAGAAGCTTTTGTTGAATACTTAAATGAGGATAAAGAAACATTAAGTCCTGTTATCTTTTTTCAAGGAGAACAGAACAACATTGAAGTTGAATTTGCTTTTCAATTTAATGATGGTTACACCGAGAATGTACTGTCTTTTGTTAACAATGTGCGAACGAAAGATGGCGGAACGCATGAACTTGGTGCTAAAACAGCTATGACAAGGGCAGTAAATGA
Proteins encoded:
- a CDS encoding GTP cyclohydrolase II, which gives rise to MNPIHNILEQKIEIIHQKGSHDLALVGPIQLPVQLGTNEVSFQWYTWLSLRDFPSDKEQLLKALPTANLAESQQSSVFVYGDFSSADQSFIRFHSICHTGDIFGSKRCDCGYQLQQSLKMIVENGSGALFYLANHEGRGIGLFSKSLAYLLQQEGFDTVEANELLGFEDDQRSYEEAIEVLKTFRSKPVSLITNNPNKVTSLREAGMIVDQSVPLWGAVSEHNKKYLQTKIEKSGHMKGLETSFLS
- a CDS encoding FAD-dependent monooxygenase, coding for MHLDTDVCIVGGGPAGVLLGYLLAQKGISTIVLERSNGGKREFRGEHISAETEKLLKEHLLFEKIEAKGILRMNKVEYFDHGQIVRTIVPKLGEEHVGIHVPQSHLLSAVVKESKGFDNYQLFLNTAVTDLIQDEKGTYRGVKAKKNGEELTIYCSIIVGADGRFSTVRKLANISTNHLSHGYDVLWAKIPTPSNWEATTRMLLVDGHQLALFTQTGGFIQIGWNIKEGSFPELKKQPLEPLLEPLVNNFPELNKAVSRHLQSWKNFVCLKVESSRSETWVKDGLVIIGDAAHTMTPTGAIGINCAMKDAHVLAPILLDAIAKKETSAKWLKRFERVRRAEIEIQQSKQIENELSFIKQFAQTSGF
- a CDS encoding GNAT family N-acetyltransferase, producing the protein MEVTIEKIEKETAWEIRHKVMWPEKDLTYIKLTDDELGIHYGLIKENKVISVISLFINKEEAQFRKFATLQSEQAKGYGSLLLENTIVEAKKFGVKKIWCNARKNKVDFYKKFGLVETEINFTKGGKSYVIMEKEFGNK
- a CDS encoding DUF2254 domain-containing protein, encoding MKSHPVFLILRAQFWFIPGVYGLMSILFAIFSIYLDFTFHFNWLPNALLVNLALAQTLLSTIVSSLLTMTTISFSTIMVVLTTYLSQFSPRTMQDFITDVYTQRILGVFIGGFVYSLVLLLLLRDSNHEQLFISPTVAVLYAIICVGYFVFFVHHVGRWIQVSNLIHHITRSTIESIHENYEEAEDQPADEPWKDWESEDVKLVDPYHIHSYVSGYLLVVELDELIKQAKDDDVIVKIEVGVGDYIEVGTIILSIWGERDKIDPSDYVKKLHVAEERATIQDIDFGLTKLVEISLRALSPGINDPNTAISGIRALARILTVLARKNLHRSYYNDSYQSLRVIVKQRQFKDYLYKCYYQIRQPGTEDVSVLAAIIDSLQTIAAQNDQQVKETIWEFSKYIQEGIKKEEMLDLDRTYLNEKLQKLAIQTNQGSHFIPM
- a CDS encoding CoA-binding protein, translated to MSMENPTNEEIKTLLHQSKRIAVVGLSENPERTSHMVSEAMQNAGYEIIPVNPTAKEVLGMKAVSSLKEIEGAIDIVNVFRRSEYLPEVAKEAIEVGAKAFWAQLGVENQEAYDLLKEHDIQTVMNRCIKVEHAKWK